A window of Salmo trutta chromosome 33, fSalTru1.1, whole genome shotgun sequence genomic DNA:
CCATCACCAGCAGTTTTTAATTTAGAATAGgaaatgaatgtgtttatgcaacaaatgttagtGCATCAAATCGCATCAAACCAAATTGCATCGACTTGTTCTCCAATCAAACTGAATCATATGGAATCATTTCAAACTACTGTGTaacgtatcggagcccatgtatctttATGCGTATCGATTCTTATTGAAAGGGAAAGATCCCTATTTTATTCTGGTAGTCCAGGTGATACTGCATGTGAATTCCCCCCCCACTTTTTTATAAAAGCATGAAACTTGGTACACATGTACAGTTTATTATTAGTAATATACTAGTTATAGGCCACATCTTATGTATAGTCCTTAGGTTGGATATGTGtccgtgtgtgcatgcatgaatTTGTCTGTTTTGTTTGCAAACCTATAGGTTTATTTAGTAGATTATGGGCTGGCCTATAGGTACTCTCCTGAAGGCATACTGAAGGAGTACAAGGAGGACCCTAAGAGGTGCCACGACGGGACCATCGAGTTCACCAGCATCGACGCACACAAAGGAGTCTGTAAGTACAGCACACCTCACCTCTGACTGAGCCAAGCCAGGGGCACGTTCATTTGGGAGCAAATGGTGGGGGGGGAATGGTTTGAAACTATTGGAATTATTTGTCTGGtcaagtgtaaaaaaaaatacaaataaaaaacttatCAACACCACCTAGCTACCAGCGGTTAAGGTGTATATAACCTGCCGTTCACACCTAGCTACCAGCGACCAGTCATTTTCAGAGGGAGGAGGAAACACAAGGACACACAGACACTTAATGGCTGGCGACTTGAGAGCTAGCGAGCTGCGTTGAAAAATTCCCACGTTTATGCACATTTCTGCTATGCAACCATGCGACAGCCAATTGGGCTGGGCTGCTCTCACAATCACGCTTTGAAATTGGATAACAACAACAAATGCTGTAATGCACACCTACGCGGGCAGATTTCAACAGCTCCATCGCTGATTTTGTCGGCAAGTGTAAGTCCAGAGTTTAGTGTCTATTGGTCAACTCAACTGTTGTATGTCTACAGCACCTTGTAGAAGGAGTGATCTGGAGATCCTGGGGTACTGTATGGTCCAGTGGCTCTGTAGTAAATTGCCCTGGGAAGACAAGCTGCAAGACTCTCTCTACGTTAGAGACTCAAAACTACGGTAAGATGTCACACACATACCTGCATGTGCAAaacacgcacaagcacacattTGTGCGCACATCCCTCttaagttttttttctttttttctccccGTTACAGATGTAGAGAGAACGTCTCAGAGTTCATGTCTAAGTGTTTCTCCTCGCAAGACAAACCAGGTGAGGTCTTTTCATTCACATTATATTTATGTATTTTGGACTCGCCCCTTGTATCAGTTTCCTTTTCGTGTGGACGTCGAAGTCCATATTGCTGTGGGGGACTTGCCAGTTACGTCGTCATTTACTAGCTgaactgactgactctctgtggtccTTGAGAACACCTGTGTTGTGAGTTCAGCCCTCCACATTACATCCCGTGCCTCTGCTCCATTCACAGCCCCAACCAGCCCTAATTGAACTGAAGCACTtcttcatcacacacacacacacacacacacacacagcggagaGGAGAGTGGCTGTTCACTCCGTAATAATGGGACCTGCCGATTCCCTCATAATGAATGCTAATTCATTAGCGCCACCGCTAATTCTCCGACCGCAACAAAACTTTCCACTTTAACTTTGTTGTGAAGCCGTGAACTTACATATGTATTGAGTGCATTAGTGTGAAGCATAGGTGAGAGTCAGTATGGGGGACGGCTAGAGTGTTCACTGAAGTTTTCTAGCCATTTTGGAGTGAAAACACTTCAAATATGTTGTAAACTTTTTGAGGGTTTGTTAAATATCTATGATTTTATTTTTGAATGATTTGTGGGCCATTCGTACGGTATTGAGGACTGTAGATTTAATTTGGCTCTACATATCATTCACCTTAGAATATGGACTAGGGGGCCTAGTCGACAAGACAATTCTATCTGAAGTAAGAACacgtccaatgcagctgtttttatctcgatatcaaatcatttttaggtaacaattaagtacctttactgtgattgttttcaattgtggtcaaaaatatacaaaaatagcttcttggcaaagagcaatttctcaagcaagacttTTGCTAGGAATGTCTGGGaggggtctgagtggggaggggaaaactgaaaacttgctgttactggcagagaggtttggaactctctcaTTGGTCTATTAATTAATTTACCacttggtgacatcaccaggcaggccaaaaccccatcccaccaaaacaggctgaacaTTCAGGcggccttttcaaacagctcttacactaaagggcattatcataattttcacaacattacagtattattccaacgtCATAGTGGGGAAACGTTTCCGgtgaaatcatgtttttttactgcactgggccttaTAACAAACTTTGACTTGGGGAGTTTAACTATCCCTTTAATCCTGAAGCCAGGGCCTTGCCTCCTCTCCGCCTACTCTTGTCGGCCTCCTCCTCTGATCCCTATGTGGCAGCGCCCGCTCTGTGCGCTTTGTGGCAGCCGTGTGACAGAAGGAGAGATTTCTCCGCGGGCTGTTGTCTTGTGCGTACAGCAACACGCAACGCATCacaacagcacagagagagaggtgactgcaGTGGAGCCGTCATGGTTCTGTTGTGTCCGCCATCATCACTAATTCTGTTTGGTGTGACTTATTTTAGCTTTCGCCCAGACGGTAAACAACAGTTTGGAAGCGACGGAGCAGAAGGAAGAGGGGCTGACGCACCGTGCCACTTCCTCTCctcgtccctctctcctctcctcctcactctctcttgaCTTAGCCCCAAGGTCAAAGTGCCAGTGATGGCTGTAttaggagagaggaaaggaatgcGAGTAGAGAAGGAGTGTAACTGGAAGGAAGTGCGGTAGCCAACACCTTTtttattctgtttttattttatttcacctttatttaaccaggtaggccagttgagaacaagttctcatttacaactgccacctggccaagataaagcaaagcagtgcgacaaaaaacaacacagagttacacatgggataaaccaaaagtacagtcaataacaatagaaaaatctatatactgtgtgtgtgcaaatggagtaaagaggtaaggcaataaataggccaatagtagcgaagtaattacaatttagctaattaacactggagtgatagatgtgcagatgatgatgtgcaagtagaaatactggtgtgcaaaaaaagtaaataaaaacaatatggggatgaggtagttagttggatgggctatttacagatgtgctgtgaacagctgcagcgatcggtaagctgttctgatagctgatgtttaaagttagtgaggaagatatgtctccaacttcagtgatttttgcaattggttccagtcattgacagcagagaactggaaggaaaggcgcccAATTTagttgttggctttggggatgaccagtgagatatacctgctggagcacgtgctacgggtgggtgttgttatggtggccagtgagctgagataaggcggagctttacctagcaaagacttatagatgacctggagccagtgggtttggcaacgaacaTGAAGCGAGGCCAGCTaacgagagcacacaggtcgcagtggtgggtagtatatggggctttggtgtcaaaacggatggcactgtgatagactgcatctagtttgctgagtagagtgttggaggctattttgtaaatgacatcgccgaagtcgaggatcggtaggatagtcagttttacaagggtatgtttggcagcgtgagtgaaggaggctttgttgcgaaataggaagccaattctatatttcattttggattggagatgcttaatgtgagtctggaaggagagtttacagtctagccagacacctaggtatttatagttgtccacatattctaagtcagaaccatccagagtagtgatgctagtcgggcgggcgggcccgggcagcgatcggttgaagagcatacatttcattttactagcgtttaagagcagttggaggccatggaaggagtgttgtatggcattgaagctcgtttggaggtttgttaacacagcgtccaaagaagggccagatgaatacagaatggtgtcgtctgcgtagaggtggatcaacaCCTAGATAACAACCGTTCAGAGTGTCAGTTTTTTTCTCAGTTTATCGTCAGTTGTGAATCATTGATTTGACTAAGTTTGTCTGTTTCTGGTTCAATATGGTACGTTGTTTCTTCTCTGTATTGGATGACTGTATTTTTATCACAATGTTGTTGGAGCAGCTTGGGAAACAGGTAGAAATGCATTACCTCGTACTATTTTCTACTGTGGGCTACATTGAACAGTAGAAATCTAGCCACTGCAGCTAGCTACCTTGTAATTGTGGATAGGACTCACTTAAAAGGTGTCCTTAAGTCTGTGTGACCCTCCCAGTAGATATTACCATAAATGGAACATCTAAAtcgactttttttatttttttttgcatactGGAGATGATGCTGCTTTGACCAGCATCCCTTGAGGAAGGCAGCAGCTGAAACACCGGGCCTGGCTTAACTATTGAGTTCAATGAATGTtattaatatcaaacttgtatttTCATGGCGTGCACCCTGTCTCTAATATCATGATCTTCAGTCATACTTTTTGGGGTAAGCAGCGCAGCTCATGTACAACTTTGTCTTCAATCTTTGCTTCGTGCGGGGACTCCTGACCTAAAACGTAAGGCTCAAATCTAAATTCCCCCTCTCCCATATCTATTGTTTTCTCTCCTTTTAGACGAACTTCAGAAGTTTATGGAGGAGGTGAAGACTCTAAGCTACACAGACAAGCCGGCCTATCAGAAGCTCCGGTCCATTCTGGAGGCGGGGCTTAAGTCGATCGGCGCCAAAGATGACGACAAGCTGGAGTTCTCCTCATCGGTCAACGGAGTCGGGCCGTCGTCCTCTGCCGAGGTCGGTTCACACACAGCCCAACACATTAAGAAAGACACGTGTTGCTGTGCGGCCGTGGTAGCCTCAGCATTTAAAACCTGGCACGCTCCAGACCTTTTTGAAGCCCGGCCTTTCAAACGGAGCCCATTTCAACCACCCCTAATGTGTTTACCTGTTAAAAGCCATTTGAAATGTAAAAATGCCTGAGCACGATCCCAGACTAATTGTGCACGTTAGTGTGAATGGCTGCCAAGTGCATTGATTTTCAAATCCAATTAAGGTGTGATGCTTTTACCAGATGTACCTTGACCGCTGTTTATTGGCatttttatacacacacacacacacacacacacacagagccttcATTTTGCTGATCAAAGCCATTTCTACATTACTCTGACTTACACACAGGGTTTCCTCCAACCATCTCAAAAGCCTTTTTCCATTTTTCTCCTCCCCGCTCTCTCAATTCTCACAATTCCCTCCCTTTCCTGCCCTCTCTTCTCCATCTTAcctatctccctcctcctctcccctttcttcTCTTCATTATCTtcccctcttccttcctctctacctccctcctctcctccctccctccatccctcttctccgACAGGTCTGAGTACCTGTGTTTATCCCTCGCTAATGTATCACAAATTTGCTGACACGGTAACCTTGGAGTCGGCGTGGCCCCGCAATCAGCGCACCGCTCTCACGGCAGAGGGAGggatctcctccctcttcccctttcCCTTcagcccctcttcctcccccctcctcgcACTACCCACAATGCCGTTTGCATATGGAAGGTGCCACCGGGGAGCTGGCCCATGCCAGTTGAGGGTTACCTGCCCACTGCCGTTATTGTTTGTAATTATCCAGCCAATCTGTTCAGCTCAGCAGGGTCTGCTGGTAATCATGAGGTAGCAATTGGCAAAATGGAAgtcagcagagaggagagagggaagagaagagggggggggggggggggtgagtgagTGATAGTTCAAGTCCGAGAGAGGGGCGAGCGTTCATTATACAGTCTGAGAGATGGAGGAAAAggtgaaagggagggaggaggcaagtaaggaaggagagatggaggatttGATTGCTGTCGTTAAGTGCATCTTTCTCGTCGCCTCATTCTCGGCTGGTATGATTTCATGGACAAAGTTATTATCTCGTTTTAGTCTTTAATCTGTATAAGGGGGGGAAAATTAAGTCATAGTTTATGAAAATGGTACCAAAGGGATCACCTCACTAAGTACGGATACAGCTCTGCTTTGTCAGTTACTAAACCATCAAATCTCAACTTTGACCCCAAAGACAGTTCCAGATGCCTTAAATGATGACCCAAGAAACAGAATTAGCCCTGACCATTGTTGTTATTTAGATAGTCAAGGTCATGGAACCATAATTTAATTTGTACTTTCAATGGATTATTCCTGTAGAAGGTTTTCTTATTCTGCGAGATGGCAGTGATAATTGCATTTGCTCAGATGTCACACAAGGCTCTGGGCAGATGTAAATGTTTGGTCGTCGTGTACCCAAGCAGTTTCTCATTTCATGTTTGATTTCGGCCTCCAAGGATTCTGCAAGCGGACCGGGAGATTTGACCAGTgcgcttgctctctgtctctctctctctctctcatccctcttttctttccctctcctcacAGAAGACTCCCAAAAGAAAGAGAGCGGTAGATTATAAAGAGGAGGCTAATGACGAGACCGACGGCACTCCCGCCAAGAAAAGTAAAGTTGAAAAGAAAGGTAAgaatctcctttcctctccttttttccttctcctctcccctcccctctcttcaggTTAAATCTCACTGTTTTGAAATTGTGATCTTCTCCCTACAGAGGTGAATGGAGTGAAAAGGGTAGTCATCCCCAAGAAGAAAGCGACCCTTAAAAAGACTGCTGCTAGCCCAAAGAAGAAGGCTGCTAGCCCCAAGAAGATACTGGTGGAGATGGCTACTCAGACCACTCCTGGCCTGAAGAGAGGCAGAGGTAGACCCAAGAAAAAGGCAGACCCATTAGAATCAGAATGAGTTGTACTTTTTATTCAGTGTTCCAGCCACCCTCGCTCACCTTCCTCACACTGTCCTctttttaaagtggaactgacagcttTAATTTGAACTACTTTGCCGATATGAAACAAACAATCATAATCAGTCAAAGAAATGTCAAATTCCCAGTTTACCCTACAAAATCAACTTTGTAACGGTTTTAAAAATAGCTTCTATTTGACTAAACATTCCATGATGTAgactaaggcattgttggcagaatagatggatgcagttcaatgcacgATTAATATGATTCGCcgatacatttcttggtagtcccaaAACATATtgttatcaggttgtaaatcacaacTGCCCTGGTACATTGTTTTCTGCCTCCATTCAGGTtacactgtttcagtttcaatgactcaatattctggacaaaaactGAAGAATGTAACTAAGGATAGGAATATCAATACAATCCAACTAGCAAgagcaatgatcacaagtcagtcataacgtggctaataggctagcgtatctaCTTATGTATCAAGCTAAAAACGCGGAACCTAacgctaggaggatgtcatgccCTTGGAGGAGTGTGTGAGTGACTGGCTTTTTCCCCTCCTATTGTTTTATCGGTGGCTATACACatctagagatgcaggtgtcatttggttggctagcaagaacttgaacgactgttatccagttagcatatctcttgcgttctcaaattcactctggctatctactccgatttcagtgcactcttgtctgagtgtgccagagcccagaataactgatgaatttacactTGCGGAATATGACCAGTGTCAGTAAACATATGCAAAAAAGTAATAGTTCATCACAAACACTTCagttaacatgaaaacagcctaaccagctctgctacgcTCAgtgaaatggtcagagtgaggtgttctctcatttgtgtctggaagtagcaagccaactttagccagttagcttgggtgctttgttgggacaagcatgcattggcaggcatgCTGCAGAAGGATGAGTAGGCTACAATTCACCATTGTTTATCACTGCAATTTTGACAGCCAACTAGCTGAataagtttgagagggtttacagttgtcggaagtttacatgcaccttagccaaatacatttaaactcagttttacacaatttatgacatttaatcctagtaaaaattccctgtcttaggtcagttaggatcaccactttattttaagaatgtgaaatgtcagaataatagcagagtaTTTCTAGGACATTactctaaaaagtacgatcttttgtccccatgtgcagctgcaaaccgtagtctggcatttttatggcggttttggagcagtggcttcttccttgctgagcggcctttcaggttatgtcgatataggactcgttttactgtggatatagatactttggtacctgtttcctctagcatcttcacaaggtcccttgctgttgttctgggattgatttgcactttccacaccaaagtacattcatctctaggagacaaaacgcgtctccttcctgaggtggtatgacgactgcgtggtcccatggtgtttatacttgcgtactattgtttgtacagatgaatgtggtaccttcaggcgtttggaaattgctcccaaggatggaccagacttgtggaggtcttctgaggtcttggctgatttcttttgattttcccatgatgtcaagcaaagaggcacggagtttgaaggtaggccttgaaatacatccacaggtacacctccaattaactcaaattatgtcaattagcctatcggaagcttctaaagccatgacataattttctggaattttccaagctgtttaaaggcacagtcaacttagtgtatgtaaacttctgacccactggaattgtgatacagtgaattataagtgaaataatctgtctgtaaacaattgttggataatttcttgtgttatgcacaaagtagatgtcccaaccgacttgccaaaactatagtttgttatcaagaaatttgtggagtggttgaaaagcgagttttaatgactccgacctaagtgtatgtgaacttccgacttcaactgtgtctaATGTCCCTTTGTTAGATTTTatctcatcttgctctggctagcattagttgttgatcttgttgttcttgttgatttgcataactgagggagagagagcccacCTCTTAATGgttgtaaagttcccaaatgtaagaggactctgTGGTGTTTACATATTTTCAGAAATCCTTTCAGGTATATTTTGTTGCTTTTggcgaatgcgttctaatgatctaaagttgcGCTGTTGCAATTGCCTGTAAAAAcatagtccagttcaaagtgaatgatggcaggccagTGTGGTAAATGGCTTGTTTGCATAAAgccctactgtagctctgattggctatagcacaccagtctgtgtagactccggtcttggacaagacagatgtttttattaggtttatttactgcagtgtctattaattgtccaagcGCACTGCCaatttcccactctatattgctatagaattttcacaaccaccttagtatacgtaattcccaaacattctaagaatttatggGGAAAAAAATGTGAAAATGGCGTTATCTTAGTGCTTGcttgtcagattttttttttttttaagtgtcatTCTTCCTGGGgttgtatatgaacagattttaatacgATTTCATATTTCTAAAATGctatcagttccactttaagagATCCTCCTTTTTTAAAGTTTGTACAGTATCGTTTGTATCTCTTCTGCActgcatatttttttatatttcattTTAACACGCAAGGCCTTCTGTATGTCggataataaaataataatatttgaGTTTCTGTGGTATGCTTTCTGTAAACCAAAAACGTGTCATGTAGGATTTGAAGTCCTCCACATCAGGTCTAATTACAATACACTTGGTTTCCTAAACTCTTTGTCCTGCATAGTTTCCATTTACAACATAATGTTAACCCAGTCTTTTTGGTGATGAAATTCAACATCCTTATGTTTATAAGATACATTTTACCAAGACGAAtatgattattcatgttctgaaATGTTAACTGGGGTGAAAACCCCAGGCATATCATTAACATTtattgtatataaaaaaaaaatggatttccTAACCTAATACATCTGATTAAAAAGCACAGAGATGTAGTGCAGGTTTCTCGTAACAACTGTTGaggattttacattttgtggtTGTCGTCGTCAAAGTTGTTAGCATGAcaagctgaattaaatgtaaaaatgtgtttttgatCGGGCACCCTATATCATATCATCTGTGTCATGTATATTTTGAATCCAATATAGGTGGAAAATATATGGAAATCTAAAATGCCTCCATATCACTCAGTCatcccacacatacaatacacTTGGTTTCCTAAACTGTTTGTCCTGCATAGTTTCCATTTACAACATAATGTTAAGTAGAAACTGGTTATCTTTCTTCTCCTCGTGACCGCTAATagataagtatctctctgtattgTAATCTGCTGATGGGAATGTGAAGCGTCAGGCTCCAGTTTGGTTCTCTAGTCTGTCTGACATGATTGGGTACCAGGGCTGAGGCCTCAtgccccttccctctcttcctccctcactcTACTCTTCCCTACCCCCTTCTAGCTTCTCCCATGGCCTATCCTCCACCGGTGGGTTGGACCCAGGCCAGGCGGACACAGCTTCAGAGTGTAGTAATTAGGCCTGATGTGCAGGACTTCAAATTAAGTGACAGGATTTACTAAAACTGTCGCAAATTAGACCGATTGTGTCTAACTTCTGTAACTGAAAACGCCTGACTGGGGCCGAGCGTAGTATTTAGGGTCAAGGGACTAATGTGAGGAGACTAGAGATTATTTAACGGTCATTCGGTTCACATTTGGCGAAAAGAGATGGTCAGACATAGATTAGTGTCTCTGTAGCCCGTATTACAGATAAAGTTCACTATTTTACCATCGTCTTTTGGCAGAGAAGTGGTTCTTTTGAACACCAATGTTTAGAAAGGTCAGTGTGGAATAGTGTCTCTATTACTGATTAAAATAATAACcctgttcatttttttttttatccacctTTTCCTCACCTGATAGTTGGTAATAGTTCAGTATATTACAATATAAAAAGGAAACTGCTTGTTTCCAAAAACATAAATCCTTTTGTCACCTGAGCTGCATTTTGTCATATACGCTGTCCGCCTTACCACCACTGTCTCCATTATGCAGTCCCTCAGCCTACACAGCCCATACACAGCCCATCAGCACCAGGTGTTTCTGTTGAAGGGAAACTTCAGACCTCCCATCTATCCCCCATTAACTCTGGTTAGATCCCTGCctttctccctccgtccctcaCACACTGTAAGGCACATGCTGCCCTGGCTATAagtgacacaccacacacagaggaagatgtctttgtaaatgtttgtgttttgtgagCCTGCAGGGTCTCATGgctgcatggtggtggcatcgaTCCCCTCAGCCCAGCTCGGACGCATGGAGGGAGGTAGTAAGTGCACCCCTGCCTGCCTGTTCCCTTCTCTTTCCCTTCCCAGAACCTGGGTTGCGccccaataatctctccttcctcctgaagAGTGCACTCGTTCACTACTCCCCACAAATGTTAAAGCACTGTATTGGTGTAGGCTAGAGGGAGTTTTCATATAtcagtcatttcctttcaaatccatgGAGGGAAGTGAACAAatgcacactttgggagaaagGAACGATAGATGATTGGGACACAACCGTGACCTTGGGGGCGCACAGCCATCGCTCCTCAGTAGGGGGCAGTAGCACATAATGATGGCACAGAGAGGGGGGCTGGAGAAcaaggggaggggtgaaggagaTGACACTTAAACATAACAATACCACCTGTTCCCTCACTAACGCTCATGGCCAGGCACAGTCACagactatgtcccaaatggcacataatggtagcactatgggccctggtcaaaggtagtgcactatgtagggaatagggtgccatttgtaacTGTTACGCTAGTGGTAGGGGGTGACAGTGTTTTGCGGTGCCCGACTGCGGACATTGATTGACCTGTGTTTTTATCCAGTGCCTGACTGCAGGTGGGTGTCTACATGCTCTCCGGGGCCGGGATGTGgctgagggacacacacacaacacacccacTGTCCGAAACACATACATCATCCgcagcacatgcacacacacactggatggaCACACGCTGAATCGTGACTACCTTCCCAGCAGTAGTATAACCACCTCTTGTCCCTCCTGAAGCACCAGGCCATGATATGGATCTCAGACCAATATAGACAGACACA
This region includes:
- the LOC115172319 gene encoding serine/threonine-protein kinase VRK1 isoform X2, coding for MPPKAKAAGKGRGPEKRKLAEEFPPGEVLTDTGKKSWKLGAPIGQGGFGLLYLADENSSKTVGAGAPYVIKVEPSDNGPLFSELKFYMRAAKPDLIQSWMKSHKTKYLGVPKYWGSGLHEKGGKRYRFMVMDRFGTDLQKKFEESGRRFPRKLVLQLGLRLLDILEYIHEHEYVHADIKASNLLLSHNNPDQVYLVDYGLAYRYSPEGILKEYKEDPKRCHDGTIEFTSIDAHKGVSPCRRSDLEILGYCMVQWLCSKLPWEDKLQDSLYVRDSKLRCRENVSEFMSKCFSSQDKPDELQKFMEEVKTLSYTDKPAYQKLRSILEAGLKSIGAKDDDKLEFSSSVNGVGPSSSAETPKRKRAVDYKEEANDETDGTPAKKSKVEKKEVNGVKRVVIPKKKATLKKTAASPKKKAASPKKILVEMATQTTPGLKRGRGRPKKKADPLESE
- the LOC115172319 gene encoding serine/threonine-protein kinase VRK1 isoform X1 — translated: MPPKAKAAGKGRGPEKRKLAEEFPPGEVLTDTGKKSWKLGAPIGQGGFGLLYLADENSSKTVGAGAPYVIKVEPSDNGPLFSELKFYMRAAKPDLIQSWMKSHKTKYLGVPKYWGSGLHEKGGKRYRFMVMDRFGTDLQKKFEESGRRFPRKLVLQLGLRLLDILEYIHEHEYVHADIKASNLLLSHNNPDQVYLVDYGLAYRYSPEGILKEYKEDPKRCHDGTIEFTSIDAHKGVSPCRRSDLEILGYCMVQWLCSKLPWEDKLQDSLYVRDSKLRCRENVSEFMSKCFSSQDKPDELQKFMEEVKTLSYTDKPAYQKLRSILEAGLKSIGAKDDDKLEFSSSVNGVGPSSSAEKTPKRKRAVDYKEEANDETDGTPAKKSKVEKKEVNGVKRVVIPKKKATLKKTAASPKKKAASPKKILVEMATQTTPGLKRGRGRPKKKADPLESE